One window of Magallana gigas chromosome 2, xbMagGiga1.1, whole genome shotgun sequence genomic DNA carries:
- the LOC136273199 gene encoding uncharacterized protein isoform X1 yields MTLGFMCAILPSLSLLAYAQNIEIQAFPSTVNFRENDLVIVCSITNPSQLASVFFIQLLKNSSTLFDDVVSVATGQTPPIQWKDSTLQYRASATGSLDSPSTAQLRFTIDKNRVICPSDFNVYKCRMSGLTTVVSEAVTQETTPITISYIVLALPTVIELPRVKIINGIFDTPKRQFSVGTAIMLTCQGEVGTDPSKTIRWCAQRTKEFSFTGFAQTPIDSEASPSGCMFTRSSTITYNLTSQDTFTRFLCESGDSGLCGTGTAIQYVNISITEWSYTTNNPTIDEGSSAINVPTTDGTSAAGTISRGLMRLTVLILHILLAV; encoded by the exons ATGACATTGGGATTTATGTGTGCCATTTTGCCTAGCCTCAGCTTACTTG CATATGCACAGAACATTGAGATACAAGCTTTCCCGTCGACGGTTAATTTCAGGGAGAATGATCTGGTCATCGTGTGTTCCATCACCAATCCTTCACAACTTGCTTCAGTGTTCTTCATACAGCTACTGAAGAACTCCAGTACATTGTTTGATGATGTAGTGTCAGTAGCTACAGGACAAACTCCGCCAATTCAATGGAAGGACTCTACATTACAGTACAGAGCCTCAGCCACTGGAAGTCTAGACTCACCAAGTACTGCACAACTGAGATTTACGATAGACAAAAACAGAGTGATATGTCCTTCTGACTTTAATGTATACAAATGTAGAATGTCTGGGTTGACTACTGTTGTGTCAGAGGCAGTTACACAGGAGACAACTCCAATAACTATTTCCTACATTG TTTTAGCTTTGCCAACTGTAATTGAACTGCCTCGAGTAAAAATCATCAATGGAATCTTTGATACACCAAAAAGACAGTTTTCTGTTGGAACTGCAATAATGTTGACCTGTCAAGGAGAGGTTGGAACTGACCCAAGCAAA ACAATTAGATGGTGTGCCCAAAGGACCAAAGAATTTAGTTTCACAGGATTTGCCCAGACCCCGATCGACTCAGAGGCTTCTCCATCAGGCTGTATGTTCACAAGGTCCAGTACCATCACATACAACCTAACCAGTCAAGACACCTTCACAAGATTCTTGTGCGAGTCTGGAGATTCCGGTTTGTGTGGTACAGGGACGGCCATACAATATGTCAACATCAGCATTACTG AATGGTCCTACACTACCAATAATCCTACAATAGATG AAGGATCATCCGCCATCAATGTACCTACGACAGATG GTACATCAGCTGCTGGTACCATCTCTCGAGGACTGATGAGACTCACTGTACTCATTCTACACATTCTCCTTGCCGTCTAG
- the LOC136273199 gene encoding uncharacterized protein isoform X2, translating into MTLGFMCAILPSLSLLAYAQNIEIQAFPSTVNFRENDLVIVCSITNPSQLASVFFIQLLKNSSTLFDDVVSVATGQTPPIQWKDSTLQYRASATGSLDSPSTAQLRFTIDKNRVICPSDFNVYKCRMSGLTTVVSEAVTQETTPITISYIALPTVIELPRVKIINGIFDTPKRQFSVGTAIMLTCQGEVGTDPSKTIRWCAQRTKEFSFTGFAQTPIDSEASPSGCMFTRSSTITYNLTSQDTFTRFLCESGDSGLCGTGTAIQYVNISITEWSYTTNNPTIDEGSSAINVPTTDGTSAAGTISRGLMRLTVLILHILLAV; encoded by the exons ATGACATTGGGATTTATGTGTGCCATTTTGCCTAGCCTCAGCTTACTTG CATATGCACAGAACATTGAGATACAAGCTTTCCCGTCGACGGTTAATTTCAGGGAGAATGATCTGGTCATCGTGTGTTCCATCACCAATCCTTCACAACTTGCTTCAGTGTTCTTCATACAGCTACTGAAGAACTCCAGTACATTGTTTGATGATGTAGTGTCAGTAGCTACAGGACAAACTCCGCCAATTCAATGGAAGGACTCTACATTACAGTACAGAGCCTCAGCCACTGGAAGTCTAGACTCACCAAGTACTGCACAACTGAGATTTACGATAGACAAAAACAGAGTGATATGTCCTTCTGACTTTAATGTATACAAATGTAGAATGTCTGGGTTGACTACTGTTGTGTCAGAGGCAGTTACACAGGAGACAACTCCAATAACTATTTCCTACATTG CTTTGCCAACTGTAATTGAACTGCCTCGAGTAAAAATCATCAATGGAATCTTTGATACACCAAAAAGACAGTTTTCTGTTGGAACTGCAATAATGTTGACCTGTCAAGGAGAGGTTGGAACTGACCCAAGCAAA ACAATTAGATGGTGTGCCCAAAGGACCAAAGAATTTAGTTTCACAGGATTTGCCCAGACCCCGATCGACTCAGAGGCTTCTCCATCAGGCTGTATGTTCACAAGGTCCAGTACCATCACATACAACCTAACCAGTCAAGACACCTTCACAAGATTCTTGTGCGAGTCTGGAGATTCCGGTTTGTGTGGTACAGGGACGGCCATACAATATGTCAACATCAGCATTACTG AATGGTCCTACACTACCAATAATCCTACAATAGATG AAGGATCATCCGCCATCAATGTACCTACGACAGATG GTACATCAGCTGCTGGTACCATCTCTCGAGGACTGATGAGACTCACTGTACTCATTCTACACATTCTCCTTGCCGTCTAG